In bacterium, the sequence GTCATAAGTATTTCAATGTCTGCATCAATAATCTTTTATGTGATCTAATTTATTTTTATGTTTTCTCTGTTCCTCTGCGTCTCTGTGGTAAATTACCACCTGAATTTTTCTACCGGAGGAAAGAACTATGCCCGAAAAGTTGCTGCTCGGTCAAATATTGGTAGAGGAAGGAATACTAACGAAAGAACAACTCCATCAGGCATTGTTAGAGCAAAAGAAGTCTAACAAAAAATTAGGAAGAATATTGGTTGATTTAGGGTTTCTATCAGAAGAAATAATAATAGACTATTTAACTCATCAAATCACGGATATTTTGGAAGAATGTGAGGATATTACTTCTCATTTAGTCCGAAAATCACACGAGTTAATTAGAGAAAAACCCATAATTTATAAAAAAACTCCATTTATTGAGGATGATTCTAAAAAAGAAATTTATAAACGATTATTTGCAGGAAGGGAAAAGCTAAATGAAGCAAAAACACTATTTAGAAAAGGGATGTATGAAGAAGTAGTGATAAATGTCTATCATGCAATGTATCATCTTAGTCAGATAATACATCGATTGCAAGAACCTCATCATCATTTTGACTTAGCCCTAAAAACAGGAATAAAATCTGTCTTTACAGGCCGAACAGGAACCTCGCAAGTTGAACGACGCAGTATTTTTACGGAGAAGGTTAGAAAAGAAATTAATCTAGAGGCAAGACATCAGGCAAAAACGATTATCAAGGATGGTGAATCTTATTTAAAAAGAGTAGAAGAATCCCTCCGCCAGCGCAAAGGAATTAAAATCTGAGGAAAAAGCGTTATGATTAACTTAACCTGGGTCAAAGAAAGATTAGTTATTTTCCTGTTGATTATTTTGATATTCCTTCCACCAACATTCCTTTTAGGGGGATATACATTTTATTCCTTGACCTTAATTGAATCTTTAGTCATTCTTACAGGCTTAATTGGATTTTCAGGAAAAATAAAGATAATTAAGTCCTGTGTCCATCTACCTATCTTATTTTTTATGTTATCTGCAGTTCTATCTACAATCAATTCTCATTATTTAAGAGGGAGTTGGGAAGAAATAACTAAATTAGCCTGCTGTTTAATTTTCTTTTTAATGGTCGGAAATTACCTTTCGACACACTTAAAATTATTTGTCCCTACTTTGGTATTGACTACATTAGTTGTCCTGTCTTTAAGCTTGAATCAATTCTTGATTCATATCCCCAAATCCTTAATTGATAGACTCTACTATCCATTAGGCAATCCCAATCTTTTAGCCGGCTTTCTGGTAATAACTATCCCTTTGATGGTAAGATTATTTTTTATCGTGAGATTTAGATTTTTGTTCGGGCTACTCCTATTATTTTCTTTCCTCACCTTATATTTTACCTCTTCAAGAGGGAGTGTTTTGGGGGTGATTGGAGCATTGTTTTTCCTATTTTTTATAACAAGGCAAAATAGACGACGATATGGATTTATTTTGCTATCAGGTTTATTTATTGTGATAGTTGGAGTTATTATTTATAACCTTTTTTCCCCATCACATTGGCTGGGCACACATTCAATTTTCCAGAGATTCTACATCTGGAAATATTCCTGCCTGATGTTTTTAGACCATTTTATTTTGGGTGTTGGTCCAGGTGCATACGCAAATGTCTTTTTTGATTATAGACAGGATGTCCCCTGGCATTACCATTCTCATAACATCTTTATTCAATATGCTTGTGAAATGGGAATAATTGGTTTGTTAAGTTTTATCTGGCTATTAGTGAGTTTATTTAAGGAAGGGTTTAAGACCATAGTTGAGGAAAATACCTATGAGAAAGCAGTTAGAGAAGGCTTGCTGGCAAGTCTAATTGGGCTTCTCATTCATAATCAGGGCGATTATCTATTCTGGATACCAGTATTCCAGCTATATTTCTGGCTGATACTGGGCATATTGACCTTTAGACAAGGAAAAGAATATATCTTTCCTAATACTTATTGGTTAACAGGCATCATTATAATCTTCTGTTTTTTTTGTATTTTTAGACCATTTTCAGGTTATGTATTTTTTAATCAAGGGGTGATTCTGGCGGATAAGGGGAGATGGGAAGCGGCAAAACTAAAGTTTGAAAAAGCGGTAGCATTTGATTTTTATCATCCAGTTTATCATGCTCATCTTGCCACAAGTTACACCAAAATTCAACCAGCATCTTTAAATCTGGCAATTAAAGAATATGAAATAGCCAGTTCACTTGATAATTCAAAGGCGTATTTTAAAAAGGAAAAGACACTTTGCTGGAAATTGTATAGACGAAGAGCTATTGGAAGTAAATAGGGCGATTGTGTCTGTGATCTTGATGCAAAGATAAGTAAGCGTTCAGCCACAGAGGCACAGAGTTCACAGAGAATTAAGGAAATTAACCACAAATGGATACGACATCCCATAAATGTAGTGCGAACCTTTAAGTTCGCCTTTTGGCTTGCCAGAAGCGAAGCTAACGCCTCGCACTACAAATCTTTGTAAGGGTTCAGGTAGGATAAAAATAAGGAGAAAGGGAGAAGATGGAGAAGTGGAGAAAAGAAGAGTTAACTGATACTCGATGTTCAAGTTTTTTAAAGGTATAAAGATTTAACCGCAAAGAGCGCAAAGAAAGGTTTCGCAAAGGACGCAAAGAAAGAAAAAGAGGTCTATAAACGAAAACGAACTTTCAAATATTGTTAATTGCTTATAAATTTCAATGTATTAAGACTCAAGGAAGGAATTAAAAGGGTGGTGAACAACCTATAATCTCTG encodes:
- a CDS encoding O-antigen ligase family protein — encoded protein: MINLTWVKERLVIFLLIILIFLPPTFLLGGYTFYSLTLIESLVILTGLIGFSGKIKIIKSCVHLPILFFMLSAVLSTINSHYLRGSWEEITKLACCLIFFLMVGNYLSTHLKLFVPTLVLTTLVVLSLSLNQFLIHIPKSLIDRLYYPLGNPNLLAGFLVITIPLMVRLFFIVRFRFLFGLLLLFSFLTLYFTSSRGSVLGVIGALFFLFFITRQNRRRYGFILLSGLFIVIVGVIIYNLFSPSHWLGTHSIFQRFYIWKYSCLMFLDHFILGVGPGAYANVFFDYRQDVPWHYHSHNIFIQYACEMGIIGLLSFIWLLVSLFKEGFKTIVEENTYEKAVREGLLASLIGLLIHNQGDYLFWIPVFQLYFWLILGILTFRQGKEYIFPNTYWLTGIIIIFCFFCIFRPFSGYVFFNQGVILADKGRWEAAKLKFEKAVAFDFYHPVYHAHLATSYTKIQPASLNLAIKEYEIASSLDNSKAYFKKEKTLCWKLYRRRAIGSK